The following coding sequences are from one Heptranchias perlo isolate sHepPer1 chromosome 13, sHepPer1.hap1, whole genome shotgun sequence window:
- the LOC137331136 gene encoding C-C motif chemokine 20-like produces the protein MTALRNLVVAVLFSLLVLNLLSSPVSTFTSNEECCVKYSMRPLPLRLISGYVEQQSNELCHIDAIIFYTVRGRAVCANPDNRWVKIAMRFLSKKLEKMSQEEQAAPLEK, from the exons ATGACTGCTCTCAGGAACCTCGTGGTGGCTGTTTTATTTTCACTGCTGGTGCTGAACTTGCTCAGTAGCCCAGTATCCACTT TTACATCAAATGAAGAATGCTGTGTTAAGTACTCAATGAGGCCATTGCCATTGCGATTAATCTCTGGATATGTGGAACAACAATCCAATGAACTCTGCCACATAGATGCAATCAT ATTCTACACTGTCAGAGGACGGGCAGTGTGTGCGAATCCTGACAATAGATGGGTGAAAATAGCAATGAGATTTCTGAG caaaaagctagaaaaaatgtcccaagaagaACAAGCTGCCCCTTTAGAAAAGTGA